A single window of Toxotes jaculatrix isolate fToxJac2 chromosome 4, fToxJac2.pri, whole genome shotgun sequence DNA harbors:
- the pcm1 gene encoding pericentriolar material 1 protein isoform X3, whose amino-acid sequence MATGGTPLDDSSEELHNWTVTNSSLEDRLNNMDWGVQQKKANRSSEKNKKKLAAAVVESRLTNDISPESTPGAGRRRARTPHSFPHIKYTTQMSVPDQAELDKLRQRINFTDLDERSIGSDSQGRVTAANNQRQLAGENKKPYNFLPLHVNTNKSKELLPPSSSAPATPAITKETKKQSPGLRDTLTPVVPTKETPRLSHGGTERGPLLHRDYGRGEPRIDSSQVVSKLIQIREYISKASSMRDDLVEKNDVPANVERLSHLIDHLKEQEKSYLRFLQKMLARENEEDDVGTLDSAVGSSSLADSTSLNIEMRSSDASNAMDGRPEVVRADQKEELENLRKQHELLKKMLEQQEQLRALQGRQEALMAMQHSAEQALAVIEDTVVTETTGSVSGLSITSELNDELNDLIQRFHNQLHDSQTKAVPDNRRQAESLSLSREVCWSRAPQTVGPPQHRPLLHSASGPHTGLDTGATAASAKLTKLQELQDKKQTMDKILQELHSLRDQTLNNNSCRGLSTQCSLSMGGSSDCPSALCSNGASASTSFHPSLTQHQDSSNSTDKLKKLKEVHKRLNELRELVQYYEQTSDMMVDAVNENVKEDDDDEEEEEEDETEDGSMFEAMFDSEQENRQPVTNIRNPQRSGNWTDLNSLTNGRSVRSSGTNNRDSRLNTECEINNRSAANLRSLNIPSAIECQYNRDTPYNQVKDEDEDEDCLDNDAVAQAVTQDSEASGSSRRSSLGNDGGFPQKVHRQTAKQKLRQLQELVAMVQSDDTDGTTANEDETLHQQPNNTRATAARPLGGGSKNPGDLTLSSKAREKLYKEKLLQQKQELKQLHEERQRLIEIQGKIQDLQWACPDLQSSVSSTLSQQGLLKKVPVAVSTPATMPATMPATGPKTNSAVLKPTAPEAATSSVTDNEQLWSEMRRHQILREELRQRRKHLESLMAEHQRRSGLSDSPRRTDDQDSLATPSQPVSRDERTMATWGSTPCHLDDDDDDDDDDGDDDDDDNDEYHSEIGAEEEEEQEECAESSSDDDIHIYSSSRNQCSYSNRNNQGSNLKPPPAFAGEGSGHLHNKIKAKQQQQQQQSRSLNQSASQHGGTRRQENLRWASELSFAEGSCHWQEQVSQLQRQLDFSTSMCQTLLQDQQTLSYMLQTLLTGQYSLLPNNVSSPQVHLVMHQLNQCYTQLAWQQNNVQRLKQVLSDLLRQQQQQQQQQQPSSSASGWQTQKHGPSQESNSGPSASPGVFLPFSSTLHPSTNMSTAALSPFPPSFNLYPLFPPAMGEFPQGAVGHTAPDHQKQQLDPNTSIKTEYMSFPPPLQRSPLNTTTERGPAGWLNTSYTNNTVQHHPSKTQSQESPSSSPTFVNRHSRPQDFDQASQESFSSMPDPVDPTTITKTFKAGRKASAQANLASRSKTPNSKSRRRRSKGHNRNNEGHDSDSVSSTADFAQERAAPSRQKDQNQSLLDKLTQEKLDNKTKLGNKRNDLSSAYAWRTPFLSNRIACTEAPDASSDFSLFEALRETIYSEVATLISQNESRPHFLIELFHELQLLNTDYLRQRALYSLQDIVTRHLAEKSAAEDQLPPLGPVVWAAGSQSELTPSESLATSDAEVVEKNLKLTQDTMKKRDDAESVDNDSTMSTSSNLEPFANDDLGNTVIHLDKALARIREYERMKLKAEFNPCNASTADSEVSHAEHPSANPGEPVEGGATGDVRCPQIDTQQLDRQIKAIMTEVIPFLKENMDEVCSLQLLTSVRRMVLTLTQQNDESKEFVRFFHKQLGGILQDSLSKFVGRTLKDCGEDLLVEISEILFNELAFFRLMQDLDNSSSIALAAKHKNKKKAEQSSKAKHSLKDQDEAEQEGDSTLQELYLQTEMKNNRSSEASEVEEEDEDEGVGQGMPLSISLSKAETQPLTNYGSGEDENEEEEIEEFEAGPVDVQTSLQASADGQGTTASETLETKTEQRSSENNEVGTANSTGDEHTLAACQNPEEESKAEAAASEENTAVSQEGQEVPKESTTTSSPDTDSPVMINVDEMGSGNTSQKSDEEDFVKVDDLPLQLTVMCEEELQKRIVEEQQNNNLSVEILNGNTESLTGLVGNAEALKEPDTVGAQSV is encoded by the exons AGGAGCATCGGCAGTGACTCCCAGGGGCGTGTCACAGCTGCCAACAACCAGCGCCAGTTAGCTGGAGAGAATAAGAAACCCTACAACTTCCTACCTCTGCATGTAAACACTAACAAAAGCAAGGaactgctccctccctcctcttcggCCCCAGCCACCCCAGCAATCACCAAGGAAACCAAGAAGCAGAGCCCAGGACTCAGAGATACGTTAACCCCTGTCGTTCCTACCAAGGAAACTCCAAGGCTCAGCCATGGTGGCACAGAGAGAGGGCCCTTGCTGCACAGAGATTATGGGAGAGGAGAGCCAAGAATAGACAGCAGCCAG GTGGTGAGCAAACTGATACAGATCCGGGAGTACATCAGTAAGGCCAGCTCCATGAGGGATGACCTGGTGGAGAAGAATGATGTGCCGGCCAACGTGGAGCGTCTTTCTCATCTCATCGACCACCTCAAGGAGCAGGAGAAGTCCTATTTGCGGTTCCTGCAGAAAATGCTG GCGCGGGAGAATGAGGAGGATGACGTGGGGACCCTGGACTCTGCAGTGGGCTCCAGTTCACTGGCAGATAGCACGTCTCTTAACATTGAGATGCGCTCTTCAGATGCCTCAAATGCAATG GATGGTAGGCCAGAAGTTGTACGTGCTGACCAGAAGGAAGAATTAGAGAATCTGCGTAAGCAGCACGAGCTGCTGAAGAAGAtgctggagcagcaggagcagctcaGGGCCCTGCAGGGCCGGCAGGAAGCTCTAATGGCCATGCAGCACAGTGCAGAACAGGCACTTGCTGTGATTGAAGACACTG tTGTCACAGAAACCACAGGCAGTGTTTCAGGCCTGAGCATCACATCAGAACTGAATGATGAGTTAAACGATTTGATCCAGCGGTTCCACAACCAGCTACATGACTCTCAG ACTAAAGCAGTGCCAGACAACCGTCGCCAAGCAGAGAGTCTTTCCCTCTCCAGAGAGGTGTGCTGGTCTAGGGCTCCCCAGACTGTTGGCCCACCTCAACACAGGCCACTCCTCCACTCTGCCTCTGGGCCACACACAGGGCTAGACACTGGAGCAACAGCGGCCAGTGCAAAACTCACCAAGCTCCAAGAACTCCAAGACAAAAAGCAAACCATGGATAAGATCCTGCAGGAGCTGCATTCACTCAGAGACCAGACTCTCAATAATAACTCAT GTCGTGGCTTGTCAACACAGTGCAGTCTGAGTATGGGAGGATCCTCAGATTGTccatctgctctctgctctAATGGGGCCTCAGCTTCCACTTCCTTTCATCCTTCACTCACACAACACCAGGACAGCTCTAACTCCACAGACAAGCTCAA GAAGCTAAAGGAGGTCCACAAGCGTTTGAATGAGCTGCGGGAGTTAGTTCAGTACTATGAGCAGACTTCTGATATGATGGTGGATGCGGTCAATGAGAATGTgaaagaggatgatgatgatgaagaggaggaggaagaagatgagaCAGAGGACGGCTCTATGTTTGAGGCCATGTTTGACTCTGAGCAGGAGAACCGCCAGCCTGTAACTAACATCAG AAACCCTCAGCGCAGTGGGAACTGGACAGACCTGAACAGCCTGACAAACGGGCGCAGTGTCAGGAGTAGTGGCACTAACAACCGGGACAGCAGACTCAACACTGAGTGTGAAATCAACAACCGTTCAGCAGCCAACCTTCGCAGCCTCAACATCCCCTCAGCCATAG AGTGTCAGTACAACAGGGACACACCTTATAATCAAGTGAAGGAcgaggatgaagatgaggactgTCTTGACAATGATGCAGTGGCACAGGCTGTGACTCAAGACAGTGAGGCATCGGGGtccagcaggaggagcagcctgGGGAACGATGGAGGTTTTCCCCAAAAGGTTCATCGACAGACAGCGAAGCAGAAACTACGGCAGCTGCAGGAACTGGTGGCCATGGTTCAG AGTGATGACACAGATGGTACAACAGCTAATGAGGATGAAACTTTACACCAACAACCAAATAATACCAGAGCTACTGCAGCTAGGCCACTTGGGGGTGGATCTAAGAATCCCGGAGACCTAACCCTCTCCAGCAAGGCCAG GGAGAAGTTATACAAGGAGAAACTTCTTCAGCAGAAACAGGAATTGAAGCAGCTCCATGAAGAGCGCCAGAGACTCATTGAAATTCAAGGCAAGATCCAGGACTTGCAGTGGGCTTGCCCTGACCTCCAG TCATCAGTGTCTAGCACATTGAGTCAGCAGGGTTTGCTCAAAAAGGTCCCAGTTGCAGTTTCCACTCCGGCCACTATGCCGGCCACTATGCCGGCCACTGGACCAAAAACCAACTCGGCTGTGCTCAAACCCACTGCTCCAGAAGCAGCTACTTCTTCAGTCACTGACAATGAG CAGCTTTGGTCAGAGATGCGTCGCCACCAGATCCTACGGGAAGAACTGCGCCAACGCAGAAAGCACTTAGAGTCCTTGATGGCTGAACACCAGAGGCGCAGCGGTCTCAGTGACTCTCCCCGTCGGACTGATGACCAAGATAGCCTTGCTACACCCTCACAACCTGTCAGTAGGGATGAAAG GACAATGGCAACCTGGGGTTCCACTCCCTGCCaccttgatgatgatgatgatgatgatgatgatgatggtgatgatgacgacgacgacAATGATGAGTATCACTCAGAGATCGGcgctgaggaggaagaggagcaggaagaaTGTGCAGAGAGCAGCTCTGATGATGACATCCACATCTACTCTTCAAGCAGGAACCAGTGCTCATACAGTAACAGGAATAATCAAGGAAG taACCTGAAGCCTCCACCAGCCTTTGCAGGTGAGGGTAGTGGACATCTTCATAACAAGATCAAggccaagcagcagcagcagcagcagcagtccagAAGTTTGAACCAGTCTGCGAGCCAGCATGGTGGTACACGACGGCAAGAAAACCTGCGCTGGGCTTCAGAACTTTCCTTTGCTGAGGGCTCATGCCACTGGCAGGAACAGGTCAGCCAGTTGCAGAGACAGCTGGACTTCAGCACCAGCATGTGTCAAACACTCCTTCAGGACCAGCAG ACACTGTCATACATGTTGCAAACACTGCTGACAGGTCAGTACAGCTTGCTACCCAACAACGTGTCATCACCACAGGTCCACCTGGTCATGCACCAACTCAACCAGTGTTACACCCAGCTGGCTTGGCAGCAAAACAACGTACAAAG ACTAAAGCAGGTCCTAAGCGACCTACTtcgccagcagcagcagcagcaacaacagcagcagccttcctCTTCAGCATCAGGTTGGCAAACACAGAAGCACGGCCCATCCCAGGAATCCAACTCTGGTCCCTCAGCCTCTCCTGGTGtcttcctccccttctcctctaCCCTGCATCCTTCAACAAACATGTCAACAGCTGCCTTATCCCCGTTCCCTCCCA GCTTTAACTTGTATCCACTGTTCCCTCCTGCCATGGGTGAGTTCCCTCAGGGTGCGGTAGGTCATACTGCACCTGACCACCAGAAGCAGCAATTAGACCCGAACACCTCTATCAAAACGGAGTACATGAGTTTCCCCCCTCCACTGCAGCGCTCTCCTCttaacacaacaacagaaagagG ACCAGCTGGCTGGCTTAACACTTCCTACACAAACAACACCGTCCAGCATCACCCAtctaaaacacaatcacaagagtcgccctcctcctcccctacTTTTGTGAACCGCCACTCCAGACCTCAAGACTTTGACCAGGCTTCACAGGAAAGCTTCAGCAGCATGCCCGATCCTGTTGACCCCACCACCATAACAAAGACTTTCAAAGCTGGTCGTAAGGCCTCTGCACAAGCCAACCTAGCCTCCCGAAGCAAGACTCCCAACTCTAAGAGTCGTCGCAGAAGGAGCAAAGGGCACAACAGGAACAATGAAG gccacgacagtgacagtgttaGCAGCACTGCAGACTTTGCCCAGGAGAGGGCAGCCCCTTCTCGTCAGAAGGATCAGAATCAGAGTCTGCTGGACAAGCTAACTCAAGAGAAACTAGACAACAAGACTAAGCTTGGGAATAAAAGAAATGACCTCTCCTCCG CGTATGCTTGGAGAACACCCTTCCTCTCTAACAGAATTGCATGCACAGAAGCACCAG ATGCAAGcagtgacttctctctgttcgAGGCTCTGAGGGAGACGATTTATTCTGAGGTGGCTACCTTGATATCACAGAATGAGTCCCGACCTCACTTTCTCATCGAGCTCTTccatgagctgcagctgctcaacACAGACTACTTACGGCAGAGGGCACTCTATTCCCTCCAG GATATAGTGACCAGGCACCTGGCAGAGAAGAGTGCAGCTGAGGACCAGCTGCCTCCTCTTGGTCCTGTGGTGTGGGCTGCAGGTTCTCAGTCTGAGCTGACACCCAGTGAGAGTCTGGCTACTAGTGATGCA gaggtggtggagaaaAACTTGAAGCTCACACAGGACACAATGAAGAAGAGGGATGATGCAGAATCTGTGGACAATGACAGCACCATGTCAACCTCCTCCAACCTGGAGCCATTTGCTAATGATGACCTGG GCAACACGGTGATTCATTTAGACAAAGCTCTGGCCAGGATTAGGGAGTATGAGCGCATGAAGCTTAAAGCTGAATTTAACCCCTGCAACGCCAGCACTGCAGACTCTGAAGTCTCACATGCTGAACATCCTTCCGCTAACCCTGGTGAACCAGTGGAAG GGGGTGCGACTGGTGACGTGCGCTGTCCTCAGATTGACACGCAGCAGTTGGATCGTCAGATCAAAGCCATCATGACAGAAGTCATACCCTTCCTTAAG GAGAACATGGATGAGGTGTGCTCCCTCCAGCTGTTGACATCTGTGCGGCGCATGGTTCTTACTCTCACACAACAAAATGATGAAAGCAAGGAGTTTGTCCGCTTTTTCCACAAACAGCTGGGAGGCATCCTGCAG GACTCTCTTAGCAAATTTGTTGGCCGCACTCTGAAGGACTGTGGAGAGGACCTTCTGGTGGAAATCTCAGAGATCCTTTTCAATGAACTGGCCTTTTTTAGGCTCATGCAGGATttggacaacagcagcagcatcgcTTTGGCagccaaacacaaaaataagaaGAAGGCTGAACAATCCAGTAAAGCAAAACACAGTCTCAAG GACCAAGATGAGGCTGAGCAGGAAGGTGATTCTACGCTCCAGGAGCTCtacctgcagacagagatgaagaacaACAGGAGCAGTGAAGCTTCAGAGGttgaagaggaagatgaggatgaagggGTTGGACAGGGAATGCCTCTGTCAATCA gtctctccaaaGCAGAGACTCAGCCCCTGACAAACTATGGCAGTGGGGAGGAtgagaatgaggaggaggaaatcgAGGAGTTTGAGGCCGGACCTGTTGATGTCCAAACTTCCTTGCAGGCTTCTGCTGATGGACAG GGGACAACAGCCAGTGAAACCCTggagacaaaaactgaacagaggAGTTCAGAGAATAATGAGG TTGGGACCGCGAATTCCACAGGAGATGAACATACCTTAGCGGCGTGCCAGAATCCAGAGGAGGAGAGTaaagctgaggctgctgcttcAGAAGAAAACACTGCGGTCTCTCAGGAAGGCCAGGAAGTCCCCAAGGAGTCAACCACTACCAGCAGTCcggacacagactcaccagtCATGATCAACGTAGAT GAGATGGGGTCAGGTAACACTAGTCAGAAGTCTGATGAGGAAGACTTTGTGAAGGTGGATGACTTGCCATTGCAGCTTACAGTCATGTGTGAG GAGGAGCTTCAGAAGAGAAtagtggaggagcagcagaataACAACCTGTCTGTGGAGATCCTTAATGGGAACACTGAATCGCTGACTGGGCTGGtgggaaatgcagaagcactgAAGGAACCAG acaCCGTTGGTGCCCAGAGTGTGTAA